The Bombyx mori chromosome 4, ASM3026992v2 region TACATGCTGCTTGATGATGCTGCCAGAGACTGATTtgatagatttatttaaatactaacatagttcttaaattatttgtaatactaacaCACTATGAGACTACgatgtcttgaaataaaagatttttattttattttgtttttattttattattatttattgtttgaatGATCGAAATAATTCTACTTTCTTCccaattctattatttttaaagagatACGTTTTTCCCCTTCGGTACTAAATAGATTCAAGTGTCGATGTGTccattcattttaataaaatataatgctgAAGATCACGTTCATGTTTGCACGTATAAAATTATGACCACGCGCTCCTTTCTAAATAATCcttaatttaaatgtatctTAATCTTGAAATTACGAAACAAACTTCTCAAACTTCGGTTTCTAACAAATGCCACGAACAAGCAGAAAGTTTCTAACTCAGCAGATGTGGATGAGACGCGATTAATCACTTTGTTAAGTATTGTGAATACAAACGCTGAATCCAGACAAAAGCTTCCGTAACAAACGATGAGATTAAGCTCATAgtgtgaaataaaacaaaaaaaataccgatACAAATGAATGAATAAAGAGGTAAAGATCTCATACAATATTTCTAGTAGTTAAAGGTGCAATAATCGAAGAATCAACATTGGgtctattttttttagaaaattatgtccatacataatttaataatattaagtaatattttctattttttatctgATCAATCAGAAACTATACGGACGCTACACGTCTTCAGTTCATTTACGCAGTGACAGTGACTGCATAACATCGGGTGGGCCACATGTTAGTCTGCTTACGATGCCAACAAAACAAAGTCAACGCaggaacaaacgacgaacaaataattaaaaataaaaaaatccgaaaatcaaaaaaaggtgGCGCgaggtgatggtttgcttattagcagatataaaataattaataattgggaatttaattgtttttatgatcgaacaatcaccaacaGTCGTCGAACATTgtcgataattgatcaaaactaatatgagcgataaaaataaagatatctagtaaaggGGGCCCACTTAAAGGtgataatttgtttaattaattataaataaataaaacacgaacaaacaatttttacattctaacattaacgaacaaacgacgaacaaataattaaaaaaatatatccgaaaataaaaaaaaggggtcCAAATTCACTGAGCCAGTGGGGACGGACCATGGAGTTATAAGTATAGTAACTCTATGGGACGGactaaatatattaagtgtataatctatggacggactttttggcgggaacgcgaggagtgaagttgtgcgatttgttttattttgtctatttagtgttttttcaggtgtaaatgtgtaataacggtggtttattaactgtttaatatctgtaaaagtgcacaaatgtgggaaaatgaaacaaagccgctggacgtcacttctcgggatcctccataaagtccaatgaaaaagtctcagtagatgaccaccattttactgagattatatttcatcccatatcatcttatcttcatttcatttcataatttttcataaaaataagaaaataaattaaaataagacatgacttaaaggtcttagttaccaggtcacaaaatcccttaaaaaaaattactgcatTGCAGTAGATGTGTTAAATAGTATAATtggaaattgaaattatttgacAAACTGTGTTGGATTTATAGTTACTCAATTGTATTGCTAACACGATGACTCTATAACTAAATAGGACAGGAAAAGtagtatgttaaaaaaaaccgtatccGCTAAATTATGTTATGGTCATGGGTAAATATTCtacatttcaattattttaatgctctcaattttaatacaaatacaaaaattttcAATCAATATAGGGTGCCAATTCACACGGACAGCTCGGCCTATGTTATGTTAATGAACAAGTCGAGAAGCCGACTAAAATAAACATTGACTTTCATGGCAATAAAGTTAAGCAAATAGCATGTGGAGGTGGACATACATTGCTTTTAGACACGGAAGGTAAACTTTACTCTTGCGGGTGGAACAATAACCTACAAACTGCAACAGAAAAAGAAGTAAACAGCTTTGAAAGAACATGGAGATTGAGTGGTATAGTGTTTACAAATATTGCCTGTGGATGGGACTTCAGTTGTGGTGTCACagatgataattttttatttgtctggGGTTCCAACTACTATGGACAACTAGGGCTGCCTCGAAATGAATTTCCTGATAGCATAAAGCCAATAAGACTGCAAGTAAATGCTTGTGAAGTGTCTATGGGCTTGAGGCATACAGCAATTGTTAATTCTAAGGGTGAGGTCTGGATAACTGGCTGTGGGAAGCATGGACAACTTGGCCTTGGCAGTGATAAGCTATCTTCTGATAGGTTTGTGAAAGTAGTTATAACAGGAAAAATAACTCATGTTGCATGTGGTCAAAGACACACAGTATCATGGAGCTCTGATGAAAAGGCTTTGTATGTATGGGGTGACAATAAACATGGTCAGTTACTTTTACAAAAAGATAAATATCCCAAAATTTTCTCACCTCAAAAAATTGATATTGATGTTAGACAAAATGTTAAGAAACTGTTAAGTGGTTGgtcaaatgtattattatggTTGGAAGATGGTACACTCCTTGCTTGGGGACGAAACAATTATGGACAATTGGCAACTGACCAAACAGTGGTTGCAGGGCAGAGAATAAACATCAAATTACCAGGTAtgttatgaataaatattgaCTTACATTATGAACATAAATGTCACAATACATTGAAATACTTTTTTCAATACAATACACAGAATTTTTGTTTACAGAAGGAAGACACATAAAAGATGTAGCAATAGGATCAGAACATGCTCTGTGTTTAGCAACAGATAATACCATTTGGGCTTGGGGTTGGAATGAACATGCAAACACAGGGATTAATGCCACTCAACTGCATATAAGCAAACCAACTTTAGTGCCTTTTAATATAGAATCTAATTTTACTATTACTCAGCTATATTGTGGTAGTGCTCACAATTTCATTGTAATTGAAGAAGATTCATAAAAAAACCACTTATATGAAGAATTCTGAACACAAATTAGGAAGTTCAATGTTTAAGTAATAAGAAAGTGTGATATttccttataatttttcaaaatttttatgataaaacatGCAATATTCAGAACATGCTCTGTGTTTAGCAACAGATAATACCATTTGGGCTTGGGGTTGGAATGAACATGCAAACACAGGGATTAATGCCACTCAACTGCATATAAGCAAACCAACTTTAGTGCCTTTTAATATAGAATCTAATTTTACTATTACTCAGCTATATTGTGGTAGTGCTCACAATTTCATTGTAATTGAAGAAGATTCATAAAAAAACCACTTATATGAAGAATTCTGAACACAAATTAGGAAGTTCAATGTTTAAGTAATAAGAAAGTGTGATATttccttataatttttcaaaatttttatgataaaacatgcaatattttatatttttttattagaatacacatatattaatatttaaaatattgactataaaaaaataatataacattacGTTGTCTTCTAGAAAAGTTGGAGGGTTCACTGCTGAGACAAATTAAGTCTGTAAACCAAGCcacttaattaattatgaaatatatcAGTTTCTTAAAATCATTTTAGTAGaaacttttttatattgctGTTAGTGTTTCCACTTAAGAACAAACATGTCCTTAAATTCAAACTGAATCACATAAAGGACACACTAATGTGTGTAACAATAATAAACCAGTaaacaatattcatttttaaattagtataatttacatattaaagATTATAACATaggattatataaaatttcaagaCATTCATTATCAATCAAAAAATAATCAAGTTCAATCACTTGATCACTGACACAAGAAGACAAtcaattaacattttattaatgacACTAATAATTTAGACATATTTGTAGACATTTTGTAATTATCTGGACAATGGCTACATTTTTCTGCAATTCTAAATACTCATGCAAAGAATAGCTAAGCAGCCCTTAAAGTAGtaccttaatatttaaataatgtccTGATGCTAAATAACAGTCAATCTTCAATTTATCAATTTAActataaaatcaaaacaaaactaataaaaacaattacaattgAAATTCCAATTCCAAATTTGATTAATACTTGTGGAAAAAAACTATCATCAATTTATTATCAGGATATTACGTTGCACGGTTCatccataataaaaaaatgttttcggtTCATTCTTAACATATATTTTGCTACCTCTTCCTTTCCCCTTTCTGTGTTTTAcgcttttctttcttttcttctttcaactgtttttgtttttccctGAAAGATGTCATAAGCTATTACAATTTTGTGATTAGAAAACAAAGTTTACCcatcaaaaatacttttatggttttattatttataatgtgtCAAACACTTGAAATTGAACTGTAAAAGTGCTTTTAATTATGTATGACTCgtgaaaactaaaattatactATATTTTACTTAGACTAATAATGGAAATATTGCAGTGATATGATTAGTAGTTATTAAAACTAACCTATCTTCTTTGTccttttctttcttcttctgaGCATCTAAACGTGCTTGTTCCCTCCGCTCCCTCGCAGCAGCAGCCACATCTAATGCATTTGTGTTTTTGACTAGATCTGGACTCTCATTTTGTTCTTCCTGCGCCTGATCCTCCTAATGATCAAATGTGCATTATATAAATTAGAACAGACAAAACTTTTATAATGCGCATAATAATACACAACAGTATATACCATGCTAGTTCATTTTATATTCAAACTACCTCATTGTCAGAGAGTTGACTGTACTGAGACAAGATCGCTTCTCGTATTTTCTTTTCCTCGTCTGTGTATTCTCGTCGAGTTGTAGTGGCCAGTGTCTGGGATTCGAGAAGTTTGGCAAGTTTGCTATCGACATCTGTTGCAGGTTGTGCAGCCTCTTTTTTCGGTTGACATTCCTCCCACTTCTCAAGTATTTCTTGTACGTGTATCGAGATGTCTTTTTTCTGAGAAATTTAACGGTAAcaaattttagtaaggattctaGCGAAGAACGGGTGTTTTCCATCGGGTTTTTACTCACAACTATCTCAGACAGAATATCTTCTAGAGCGTCTCTCTTTTCATCGACGGTGTCTTCGCCTTCCAAAATACCAGATATATAAGACCCGAACACGCTTTCATCTGTTTTTAGTGATCTCAATTTATCAATTAACCACAAATCAAACTTGCTCGCCGCCATCGTCTTAGTATCAAATGTCAATGGTCAATATCTGTCAAATACTTCTTTTTTGTTGATTCGTCCATTACATTAGCAAAAGAaacataattcaaaaatatgttttgaagAAAACCATCTCTTGCAAGAAAAGTGAAATGGAACCAAATTAaacgtaaataatatatttcggtccggtggttgattcaacgaagcagtgctcttgcgAGGGCAGATGTTGGCAGTCTCCaagtctgagccccgtgagctcgttcgGTGAAACTAGCATAATCCCTCGAGGTAATTAGTAATAGGCgggcataaaaaaattaagtatcaatttacctaaaatataaGGCTCTATGTAAATACTTTTAAagtcattaaatttttttttattgctttgatgggtggacgagctcacagcccacctggtgaaaagtgcttactggagcccataaacatttataacgtaaatgcgccacccaccttgagataaaagttctaaggtctcagtatagttacaacgcttgccccatccttcaagccgaaacgcattactgcttcacggcagaaataggccgggtggtggtacctacccgtgcgaaataACATAGGTCCTATCACAAGTAAATGTCTGTGCTTCTTGAGTCTGGTGTGGGCCAGTTGCTTAAAAGTCTTCCTTTACCTTGGCTTCCTCTTAAGTGAccgcaaattttatttcatattcagTCCTTCGGTATAGttcaaaatattgaatattttgcGTTATGGTTTATGTCAGACTAAATAGACAAGACGATCATGTTCATGTGGATTAAGCGCTACTATATGTACaacattaataaagataaaacctggccagaatatgcggagtatcgacctcaagcacttaaataaaaacactaacaATTGGTTCGTGAGTGTCTTGGTCACTCTCCAGGTTTATGGTTAATAAAGACCTCTGGACTAAATGTGACCAAATCGCCAACGCGCAAGACATTACTAATCGGAAATGGGACTGGGAcacactctacggcgcagcggagttTGAGTGGAAACCGCGTGACAGAGAAGACCTGGTCACCCTGTCCACACTTGGCGACACACCGTGGAGAGCGAGAGgactttttttatagcttagatggatggacgagctcatagcccacctgtgttaagtggttactggagcccatagacatctacaacgtaaatgcaccatccacgtatagatataagttccaaggtatacagttctcaagtatagttacaacggctgcctcatccttcaaatcgaaacgcattactgtttcacggcagatacaggcagggtggtggtaactactcgcgcggactcaaaagaggtcctatcaccagtaaaaagctgGCTGCTGGCATGACCATGACCAcatggagtgatgtcaaggagcaagcacaagacagggtcaagtggagacaacttgtgaagGTCCTATTCAGCGGGgcaccctaggactacaacatcTGCACAACTAAATACTATTTTCTTGGCAAGTTAACGtcttaattttacaaaatacgaGAATTACATATCCACTGGAGGCGATACACTTTGCGAAGTTAGTTAGTTAATTAATACTATTAAGGcttactttttattaatttgatgtTTATACGCTTATTTCATGTACATTCTCTGTGCTGTCAATGCTGTCATGTAAATCATAAAATCATTCATATATATTCTGTGAACGAAAGCCGAGTTTGAAGTTTGTTTCTAATTCATTGTACCTATTACTTCTTACTGcataaattattaacaatttttaaCCATGTCTGCCCGATATGATAGAGCCATCACAGTATTTTCTCCTGATGGACATTTATTACAAGTAGAATATGCTCAAGAAGCTGTCAGAAAGGGGTCAACAGCAGTAAGTACAATTAATTTGGTTATGTTTATTGACGATGAGTAAGGGATTTTCAAATTCTGAATCTATCTCGATTCTCAGGTTGGAGTTAGAGGAGTCGATGTGGTAGTCTTAGGTGTTGAGAAAAAATCGGTTGCTAAATTGCAAGAAGAACGAACTGTGAGGAAAATATGTCTTTTGGATGATCACGTCGTAATGGCATTTGCCGGATTGACAGCAGACGCTCGTATATTAATAAACCGTGCACAAATCGAATGTCAATCACACAAGTTAACAGTCGAGGATCCAGTAACATTGGAGTATATTACAAGATACATAGCAGGTCTCAAACAGAAATATACTCAGAGCAATGGTCGTCGACCATTTGGTATTTCGTGTTTGATAGGAGGATTCGACTATGATGGTTCACCACACTTGTTCCAAACTGAACCTTCTGGTATATATTATGAATGGAAAGCTAATGCAACTGGTAGATCTGCAAAGACAGTACGAGAGTTTCTAGAGAAAAATTACACCGCTGATGAAGTTGCTACAGAGAATGGAGCTGTCAAGGTAATTTTCTTTAgaaagtaaaaaatacaattgaatattaacttaaatttgaaATGCAATGACACTTcaacaataaaatgttaaaatatgaATACTTATTAATCTAAATTACTAATTTAGATGCTGTTAcattattttctgtttcataCATAACACccacaattaaataattatattattaatatatcctctaatttttaaattacagttGGCTATCAGAGCACTCTTGGAAGTAGTACAGTCTGGCCAAAAGAACCTAGAAATTGCTGTAATGAGAAGAGGTCAACCAATGCAGATGCTTGACTTAGACACTATAAACTCCTATGTATCTGTCATTGAAAAAGAGAAAGAAGAGGAAGCAGAGAAGAAGAAACAGaagaagtaatttaaaaattgtaacttttttattaaaataaatggcaTAAGGAATTCttaatatttgaattttccTTAAGAATTCAACAAGTCTATAGTTTTTGAAATCTGACAATAAATATCTTTTAGTTCTGAACTGCATTCTTGACTGGAGCCTTTGTTAACTATAAAATCATTTAGCATCTGGTCCCATTCTCCATTGTAATGACTCTGTTGATTACtctgaaaatgaaaaattattttttataattattgattaCATAAACAGCATGTTACCGTCATAAaggttgatttatttttataatttaaaatgtgtgTCCATTCCTCATATAATACATCATCATAATGCATACATTTGTGATATGAAGGGGTAAATCAGTTTTACTTGAAATCTTGTAACTATATGACAGAAATAACTGTAACAGCTATTATCTATTGTTCTCACAGCAGAAACATCACATGATCAATTCAGCCTACAAATTAGAGGTGGTTTACCATTAGTACTTTTCTGGTTCAGTAATATATTGGATATTGACTGCTGTAGTGAGATTTTCCTTCTAATTTCTTTCTAATACTGTGGAGCCTTGCTAGATACTGGTTTGAAGTTCTAACAGAATACTAGCAGTAACTAGTGTGACTGATATGCAATTTTCGTATGATTCAGTAAGAAAAGCTGTTAATACATACCTCATTAATGATAATATCATCATTTTGATCATTGCTAACTGAGGGCAGAACACAATTTAGTGAATTTTGTTCACTATCCATTCTATTCAAGCTTTTAACAGTAATTTCTTTCttattgttttcaaaataaaactctGGAGATATTTTTGCCTTAGACCTTTCTTGAAGTGGTTCTGGATCAAGTTCTGGCATGCTCAAGAACTGACCACAGAAATTATCATTTGCATTCTGAGAAGAGTCTTCATTGAAATTCATAAAACTTTCATTTGATGACGTACTTCTGAAATTTTAGTTCtaaactattaataatataatgcaaTTAGTGTtgtacaaataattaaaaacaatcataCTTTTGTTCCTTCTATTCTGAAGTATTATAAtcattgtattaataataataaaatattgcattAAACATACCTTATATTTGCAAAGTTGTGTGACATATTCTCTTGTATTTGCTTTTGCATATGTTCTGAAGAAAGGAAATAGGTAAGGATAAATGTGGAAAACACTCAGGAGTAAGATAAGGGAAATAGATATGAAACCTGTTTTAGGAAGGATTTCTGGCTCCTCTTTTGGAGTAGGGATATCAGGCCATTCTATTTCAACAGACTCTTCTTCTTCACAGAGATCATCTGGAGAATCTAAAAAGTAACCCAATATTCAATTCTTCCTAAACTGAAATGTTTTAAAGTAACTGCTGCCAATTGAAACTCACCATCACAATCAAACTTGAAACTACATGATGGATATGATGGATTGTGCAAAATTATATCTTCTGCAGCCTTATTCAGAGCCAAACGTAAGGCACGACGTGCTTTCTGTAGAGGAGTCAAActactgtattgtaaaatatgaTCCATGCATCCATTAGTTTCCTATTGtaacaaataaactttaaaactgATGCATTTGGAGTCATCTTAGTTAATTATAGATTATCATTAACACCTTAGCTTTAAAAGTCTTTTTCATAGTTAATGCTTTTCTAGATATTTTATGCAGCAACTCTGGTCTACCAAATTGGAAGAAGTCATGGATGTATTCATGCATGTAGGGATTGCTCGAGTTACACAAAGGATCCTGGAGATGAGATGTGACCTTACGAAATCCGTACAGATTTAGTTGTCTCACAAAACTGGAAAtatttgtagttttaaaaaCGGAATTGTCACATTGCAGATAATTGTGTAGGATACGGTAATTTAGCAAGATAGTTTTTCCTGTACCACCCCAGAGAACTGCGTCAGTACTTAGATTAAGTAAATACCAAAGCTTTTGTGGAAAACGCATTTGGTAAACTGCATTTTTGTCGTCTTGCATTTTTTATCTTTACTCAAAAATGGCGcgctttaattataatttttttatcgcgGCGTTGGCAGCAAAGTCAAGCCAAAAAGGGTACAGTTGACATTGTGGtatatttctgttttatttaatttaattggtaGTATAGAAATATTaccgtaatttaaaataaatattaaataaaattaaatggaatATTAAGTAAACCAATAGTAATTGAAATTATCACCAGTTGCTTTTTTTAGGAGGGAAGGATTAATGGTGTCCCACAGGCCAACAATTGTAGATGTCGTTTATAAACGTTGAATCGACATAGTATTAAAATACTTAGTGACTagctacttcttttttttaaaatgtttgtcaGTGGTGTGAGGAAATAATTAATCCATGCTTTGTGAATTGTTGGAATTTTGACTGGAACACGAGGTCACAAAGTGTGAACTGATTTGGTTCGTTTCTTTAGGTTTACACGTATAACAATGCTGGTTTGTTGCCCGTTTAGTATCTATCAAAaagcacaaatatgggaaaatgaaacaaaatcgcGGCTTCTCCAGTGGTTCCAAAATGTGCATTGAGCTCTTAGTGAACTTCTACAACTTTGTTGAGAGGTTGTTTAATTTCATATCGCTAAACATCTATTTTATCACTTCTCATTAATTCGACTTCATTTCAAACCATTCCTTTCCATTTAACTTTTCATACAACAGCTATGGCttcgattattattatagaatattTCGTTTTAAAGGCTTAATTCCCTTTGCCTGTCTAATGTATGAATCAAACAAGAAACTATCTATTGCTGCTATATTTACACTAACaaggacttttggcgggaacgccagatgtgaagttgtgcgatttgttttattttgtctatttagtgtttcttcaggtttaaatgtgtaataacggtggtttactaACTGCTTagaatctgtgaaagtgcacaaatgtgggaaaatgaaataaagccgttggacgtaacttttcgggatcctccaaaaagtccactgaaaaaatctcagtaaacgaccacctatttactgagattatatttgatcccatatcatctcatcttatttcatttaatttcatcccagttgattaatgtctcaaattcttcatttcatttcactccatattatcatttttcataaaaatatcccatatcatatcatctcatttcaattcatatcatttcataccatgccatgtttcatattaatcagcttcatttcatttcataacttcatatttcataaaaaaaaattatatatataaaaaatttaggcTGTATGTGATACCTTTGTAtgtgatacctttgcctttccatttggaaaaataaaactgatatattaagtgtataatctatgactacaacaattttattaaaacaacaaacaaaacaaaccaATGAATTTCAGAGTGAATTCACAAGCCACCTGAGAGAATATTTTAAACTTGAAAAGCCAGGACCTAAAACgttgataaatatataatcCAGCcgatacattacaaaacaaacctttgttttgatttatatttagGCAATAATTACTCAAACGTAGTATTACTGTCGCCATATTTACATAGTTTAAAAGATACTACTGTAAATAACCAAAAGAAACTCGAGAGTGAACAATGGATAAATCGAGGTAAGCTATTCTACAAAGACCATTAGTGGTTTTGAAGAACacacttaatataattttttcccCCTTTTCAGATTTTCAATGCTTCTTTTGGAGCCCGGAGAAATATACTTCGAAGACTATTCATGCATTATAACTCAACAGAATTCACTGAAGAGTGACTATTTCAGAGAAGGTCGCTTAAAGTTGTGTTCTAAGTCTCTTTTATTTGAACCAAGAGATTGGACATATCCCCTCATTAAACTACAATTTAGAGACTGTGTTGAACTTTGTCTTGTTGATTCAACTGAACGGAATAATGTTATTGTAGTAAAGGTGAAGCAATATGCTGAAATGTTAGAAGAAAATATTCTAGCACCATATAAATTTTTCtatgaaaaaaaagatttttatatatttttcgatTTTGCATCAGCAGAGGAATGCTTAGGACAAATGCAGCAGTTGCTCAGAGCATCAACACTGCATGCTCCGGAACACAACAGTATGGTGGCTACAATATTGCATTCAAGGTATATGAGGATGAAGTTTGATCCGGTTATGATGGATGATTTCACTGAAGAAATAGTTTGTGAACTACAAGCTGAAAAAATATCTCCATTAGTGAGACATCAAGGAAAATTAGCATTGACGCCCACAACTATTTATTTTCAGCCATTCAGTAATATCGAGAGTGTGAGTCATAAAGGCTATTTTgtcacttttaaaaataaatgaaaaatttatcTGTTGCTTAGTGACACTAACAACTGGACCACAATCTTGCTGTATAAAATTTCACAgtgtcatattttatttaatatgacacATTGATTTGAATGTATTCAAAATTTTCTATTTCAGATCCCCATActgaaaataaagtttaaaaaccTTAAGAGAATATACAAGAGACGTTTTTTACTAAGGCAAGTTGTATGTATCCATTTTGtgtgttatttattaatgactagCTTTTTACTTGcaattgtatgaaaaatgaaatttgatATTTCAAACTATTTGAAAATATGCTTGTAACTTTTATTATCTACAAATTGATATTAGACCTAATATAAAACAACTACATAGTATTTTTAAACGATCACGGGGCGGCTCTTAAATGATGGATGATACTTTAAAGCTATGTTTGTAGACTATGTGTTTGCTTTTTGCACAACATTAAACtgcatttaaaacattttattggtTTCTAGTAttggtattttaaaattttcactgTATAGAAGAGTTCAATTGCTTTATGCTAAATTGTCACAATATATCCAAAAtaactgttttaaaatttttttagggGCTTGAAATATACAGTACAGAAGAAAGTTCAGTTCCTCACATATACCTCACTTTCGAAAATGAATATGAGCGGAATAGGATATACCAGATACTTGAGGAATCACCTCATGTCAGCTTGGAGAAAGTGCATGTTGAAGAGATGACATTGCAGTGGCAAAATGGAGTTGTGTCTAACTATGATTATTTGACTTATCTAAATTGGTAAGATGCACCATAATCattatacattttatgtttttaattaacactAGTGAAAAACAACTCAAAGTAGTTAAAATGTAagat contains the following coding sequences:
- the LOC101743851 gene encoding secretion-regulating guanine nucleotide exchange factor isoform X2, coding for MLWSWGANSHGQLGLCYVNEQVEKPTKINIDFHGNKVKQIACGGGHTLLLDTEGKLYSCGWNNNLQTATEKEVNSFERTWRLSGIVFTNIACGWDFSCGVTDDNFLFVWGSNYYGQLGLPRNEFPDSIKPIRLQVNACEVSMGLRHTAIVNSKGEVWITGCGKHGQLGLGSDKLSSDRFVKVVITGKITHVACGQRHTVSWSSDEKALYVWGDNKHGQLLLQKDKYPKIFSPQKIDIDVRQNVKKLLSGWSNVLLWLEDGTLLAWGRNNYGQLATDQTVVAGQRINIKLPEGRHIKDVAIGSEHALCLATDNTIWAWGWNEHANTGINATQLHISKPTLVPFNIESNFTITQLYCGSAHNFIVIEEDS
- the LOC101743851 gene encoding secretion-regulating guanine nucleotide exchange factor isoform X1, translating into MLWSWGANSHGQLGLCYVNEQVEKPTKINIDFHGNKVKQIACGGGHTLLLDTEGKLYSCGWNNNLQTATEKEVNSFERTWRLSGIVFTNIACGWDFSCGVTDDNFLFVWGSNYYGQLGLPRNEFPDSIKPIRLQVNACEVSMGLRHTAIVNSKGEVWITGCGKHGQLGLGSDKLSSDRFVKVVITGKITHVACGQRHTVSWSSDEKALYVWGDNKHGQLLLQKDKYPKIFSPQKIDIDVRQNVKKLLSGWSNVLLWLEDGTLLAWGRNNYGQLATDQTVVAGQRINIKLPEFLFTEGRHIKDVAIGSEHALCLATDNTIWAWGWNEHANTGINATQLHISKPTLVPFNIESNFTITQLYCGSAHNFIVIEEDS
- the LOC101743999 gene encoding coiled-coil domain-containing protein 43; its protein translation is MAASKFDLWLIDKLRSLKTDESVFGSYISGILEGEDTVDEKRDALEDILSEIVKKDISIHVQEILEKWEECQPKKEAAQPATDVDSKLAKLLESQTLATTTRREYTDEEKKIREAILSQYSQLSDNEEDQAQEEQNESPDLVKNTNALDVAAAARERREQARLDAQKKKEKDKEDREKQKQLKEEKKEKRKTQKGERKR
- the LOC692896 gene encoding proteasome beta-subunit, with the translated sequence MSARYDRAITVFSPDGHLLQVEYAQEAVRKGSTAVGVRGVDVVVLGVEKKSVAKLQEERTVRKICLLDDHVVMAFAGLTADARILINRAQIECQSHKLTVEDPVTLEYITRYIAGLKQKYTQSNGRRPFGISCLIGGFDYDGSPHLFQTEPSGIYYEWKANATGRSAKTVREFLEKNYTADEVATENGAVKLAIRALLEVVQSGQKNLEIAVMRRGQPMQMLDLDTINSYVSVIEKEKEEEAEKKKQKK
- the LOC101743699 gene encoding uncharacterized protein LOC101743699 isoform X1, translated to MQDDKNAVYQMRFPQKLWYLLNLSTDAVLWGGTGKTILLNYRILHNYLQCDNSVFKTTNISSFVRQLNLYGFRKVTSHLQDPLCNSSNPYMHEYIHDFFQFGRPELLHKISRKALTMKKTFKAKETNGCMDHILQYSSLTPLQKARRALRLALNKAAEDIILHNPSYPSCSFKFDCDDSPDDLCEEEESVEIEWPDIPTPKEEPEILPKTEHMQKQIQENMSHNFANIRSTSSNESFMNFNEDSSQNANDNFCGQFLSMPELDPEPLQERSKAKISPEFYFENNKKEITVKSLNRMDSEQNSLNCVLPSVSNDQNDDIIINESNQQSHYNGEWDQMLNDFIVNKGSSQECSSELKDIYCQISKTIDLLNS
- the LOC101743699 gene encoding uncharacterized protein LOC101743699 isoform X2 is translated as MHEYIHDFFQFGRPELLHKISRKALTMKKTFKAKETNGCMDHILQYSSLTPLQKARRALRLALNKAAEDIILHNPSYPSCSFKFDCDDSPDDLCEEEESVEIEWPDIPTPKEEPEILPKTEHMQKQIQENMSHNFANIRSTSSNESFMNFNEDSSQNANDNFCGQFLSMPELDPEPLQERSKAKISPEFYFENNKKEITVKSLNRMDSEQNSLNCVLPSVSNDQNDDIIINESNQQSHYNGEWDQMLNDFIVNKGSSQECSSELKDIYCQISKTIDLLNS